In one uncultured Methanoregula sp. genomic region, the following are encoded:
- the xseB gene encoding exodeoxyribonuclease VII small subunit, which translates to MTETYETKIEQLRTIIGKIEDGNTSLDESMKLYEQGAVLIKQCEAILAGAELKITTLSRDA; encoded by the coding sequence GAAGATCGAACAGCTGAGGACCATTATCGGGAAGATCGAAGACGGGAACACGAGCCTTGACGAGAGCATGAAACTCTACGAGCAGGGAGCGGTTCTCATAAAACAGTGCGAGGCTATTCTGGCCGGGGCGGAACTGAAGATAACAACCCTCAGCCGGGACGCGTAG